Proteins encoded by one window of Cloeon dipterum chromosome 2, ieCloDipt1.1, whole genome shotgun sequence:
- the LOC135937596 gene encoding cullin-2-like yields MDWLEYCDDSPMDLSINSKSLLDLDERPSTSYFASNPLSRLDLLNKRQRVPAKAFCIDDHNDGLGHTAHVGLLAISDIRSWHAAARGISAWYKEMLKTGFKEKLMKSLAFQDLMLIEFFQPVYQIYIEALNYHSKMVELDDELRIVENLVKHFKLDKVWIKAVFTEEYGNCVVGVILENVFEPFTRTILGNLDRLCEEDRYEALSSLYLIFKDVSDGSVMTRLTSKFDAIVKREAKGIASETDQQVKDLAKLYSKRFKMINTIFRGDSKFLDQLKRTVAPILNQKTGPNSPCKSPEMLAKLLDSLMRNKDLPESEIMEELDRIGLIYQILLEKDVFKSFYLLLTAKRLHQKGFRSLKLEEGLLQRLPEWGIRDETLKSIIVTMIEDVLTSNNVLEYFNKFKGDFGFVFTTQVMKIQTWPICSSDNAQIVLSSELKAILEIYENNHRLFFNNRKLVWNYLHSTSEIQINYSNKPYLLSLNTYQMAIMLLFEKNNHLGFMNIKETLAIPEETLVDQLACLVESKLLIAHPMVKILPTI; encoded by the exons ATGGACTGGCTTGAGTATTGTGACG ATTCGCCCATGGACCTTTCCATTAATTCCAAGTCTCTCCTTGACCTTGATGAGCGACCTTCTACTTCTTAT tttgcgAGCAACCCGTTGTCAAGACTGGACCTTCTCAATAAACGGCAGAGAGTGCCTGCGAAGGCATTCTGCATCGACGACCACAACGACGGCCTCGGCCACACCGCCCACGTTGGGTTACTCGCAATCTCGGATATACGTTCCTGGCATGCTGCTGCCCGAG GCATCAGTGCCTGGTACAAAGAAATGCTGAAGACTGGTTTCAAGGAGAAACTGATGAAATCTCTG GCTTTCCAGGACCTGATGCTAATAGAGTTCTTTCAACCTGTGTACCAAATATACATTGAAGCATTGAACTATCACTCGAAGATGGTCGAGCTGGATGATGAATTGCGCATCGTGGAgaatttggtcaaacatttcaaattggATAAAGTGTGGATAAAGGCAGTTTTTACGGAAGA atatGGAAATTGTGTCGTCGGtgttattttggaaaatgtatTTGAGCCTTTCACACGTACAATACTGGGAAATTTGGACCGACTCTGTGAAGAAGATAGATATGAAGCGCTCTCAAGCTTGTATTTAATCTTCAAGGACGTTAGCGATGGATCTGTTATGACGAGATTGACCTCGAAATTTGATGCCATTGTCAAAAGAGAGGCAAAAGGAATTGCGTCTGAAACTGAT CAGCAGGTAAAGGACCTCGCAAAACTGTACAGtaaaaggtttaaaatgaTCAATACCATCTTCAGAGGTGACAGTAAATTCTTAGACCAGCTGAAAAGGACTGTTGCTCCCATATTAAATCAGAAGACTGGTCCGAACTCTCCTTGCAAGTCACCGGAgatg TTGGCCAAATTACTTGACAGCCTTATGCGCAACAAGGATCTTCCAGAGAGCGAAATTATGGAAGAATTGGATCGCATCGGCCTGATTTACCAAATACTCTTGGAAAAAgatgtttttaaaagtttttaccTTTTGCTGACCGCTAAAAGACTTCACCAGAAGGGTTTTAGGTCATTGAAACTCGAAGAAGGACTTTTGCAACGATTACCAGAG tGGGGGATCAGAGACGAAACCTTGAAAAGTATTATCGTGACCATGATCGAAGATGTGCTAACTTCAAATAATGTGCTCgaatatttcaacaaattcaaaGGTGATTTTGGCTTTGTATTTACCACCCAAGTCATGAAA aTCCAAACTTGGCCAATCTGTAGCTCTGATAATGCTCAAATCGTACTCTCCAGCGAGTTAAAAGCTATATTGGAAATTTACGAAAACAATCATAGGCTATTCTTCAACAATCGGAAGCTGGTCTGGAATTATCTACACAGCACAA GTGAAATCCAAATCAACTATTCAAACAAGCCCTATCTGCTCTCCTTGAATACATATCAAATGGCAATCATGCTTCTTTTCGAGAAAAATAACCACCTCGGCTTCATGAACATCAAAGAGACTCTCGCAATTCCTGAAGAAACACTCGTTGATCAGCTTGCTTGCCTGGTGGAAAGCAAACTCCTCATCGCTCACCCAATGGTAAAGATACTACCGACGATTTag
- the LOC135937597 gene encoding uncharacterized protein LOC135937597 — MNPLSMLINDLKCGYKMSEVPAGLISHQLYLDDLKLYASNKRQLKKMLEVVEKFSDTIKMEFGLEKCAAVHVRKGKVVEGAEVLELLNGEVIDSLEEGGSYKYLGMQQLLQINSSDVRKLVEKRVLARVRKVCKTYLSGRSKIAAINSWAIPVAVYSFGVLKWSKSSLQALDRKIRVTLTKFRLHHPRSSIQRLYIPRKEGGRGLLCLEVMCARQCEQLRHYFMQNRSEFVEVIQEKNLAFGALDLISVDPVEFPLMSLEDRKQEWRGKELHGRFLRVLESQNVDKEWSTEWLRTSGIFGETEGFILSIQDEVISTRGYQRHVMRQDVSDRCRLCRVQNESIQHVCGGCSVLAPREYLERHNNVAKVVHQALAKSLKLQEEEQPYDRCKPPQVMEAGGVRLLWDSEMVTDRAVEANRPDIVVIDQRKKEGLIIDIAVPLDANVERTVVEKKRKYQPLAVELKEIYNLGKINVVPVVISTNGVVLKDWKKLMETLPLTTNHLKLMQKAAVLGTANIVRKTLAL, encoded by the coding sequence ATGAATCCACTGAGCATGCTGATCAACGATCTGAAGTGCGGTTATAAAATGTCTGAAGTGCCAGCAGGTCTAATATCCCACCAGTTATATTTAGATGATTTGAAGCTCTACGCAAGCAATAAAAGGCAGCTGAAAAAGATGTTGGAAGTGGTAGAAAAGTTTAGTGACACGATCAAGATGGAATTTGGTTTAGAGAAGTGCGCTGCTGTTCATGTAAGGAAAGGGAAAGTGGTTGAAGGAGCAGAAGTTTTAGAGTTGCTGAATGGAGAGGTCATTGATTCTTTGGAAGAAGGGGGCAGCTACAAGTATTTGGGTATGCAGCAGCTTTTGCAGATCAATAGCAGTGACGTCAGAAAGTTGGTGGAAAAGAGGGTATTGGCTAGAGTTCGAAAGGTCTGCAAGACATATTTGTCAGGGAGGAGCAAGATCGCAGCGATTAATTCATGGGCGATTCCAGTTGCTGTGTACAGTTTTGGAGTCTTGAAATGGTCGAAGTCTTCATTGCAGGCATTAGATAGGAAGATTCGAGTCACCTTAACCAAGTTTAGGCTTCATCATCCACGAAGTTCAATCCAGCGATTGTACATCCCGAGGAAAGAAGGAGGACGAGGTCTTCTATGTTTAGAGGTCATGTGTGCTAGGCAATGTGAACAGTTGAGGCACTATTTCATGCAGAACAGGTCAGAGTTTGTCGAAGTGATTCAAGAAAAGAACTTGGCATTTGGTGCGCTTGATCTCATCTCGGTGGATCCCGTTGAGTTTCCCCTGATGAGTTTGGAAGACAGGAAGCAGGAATGGCGAGGAAAGGAGTTGCATGGTCGTTTTCTTCGGGTGCTGGAATCTCAGAATGTAGACAAGGAATGGTCAACTGAGTGGCTTAGAACTTCGGGTATTTTTGGTGAGACTGAAGGTTTTATTCTTAGCATTCAAGATGAGGTGATTAGCACTCGAGGTTACCAGAGGCATGTCATGCGCCAGGATGTCTCTGATAGGTGTCGATTATGTAGGGTACAGAACGAATCGATTCAACATGTTTGCGGAGGATGCAGTGTCCTGGCTCCCAGGGAGTATCTTGAGCGGCATAACAATGTCGCGAAGGTGGTGCATCAAGCGCTCGCTAAAAGCCTCAAATTACAGGAGGAAGAGCAGCCCTATGACAGATGCAAGCCACCGCAGGTCATGGAAGCTGGAGGAGTGCGCCTTCTTTGGGACTCGGAGATGGTGACTGACCGAGCAGTCGAGGCCAACAGACCGGACATCGTCGTCATTGACCAACGGAAGAAAGAAGGCCTGATCATCGATATCGCCGTGCCTTTGGATGCCAATGTGGAGAGAACCGTCGtcgaaaaaaagagaaagtaTCAGCCGCTCGCAGTGGAGTTGAAGGAAATCTACAACCTGGGGAAAATCAACGTGGTTCCTGTTGTCATTTCTACCAATGGAGTTGTGCTCAAAGACTGGAAGAAGCTGATGGAGACATTGCCGCTGACAACAAACCACCTCAAGCTGATGCAGAAAGCTGCAGTACTTGGAACTGCCAACATCGTCAGGAAGACTCTCGCACTTTAA